One part of the Flavobacterium johnsoniae UW101 genome encodes these proteins:
- a CDS encoding WavE lipopolysaccharide synthesis family protein gives MKIQSSDFSIIIQGPVLGKPDDEDEKQLTKKCIASVKNVLPGSEIIISTWINTDVSHLDYDKIVFNEDPGSISYNDYNLKNKFNNNNRQIVSTNNGLKVASRKFAIKLRGDCKLSHNGFIDFLSEYPNRGKYCFFDQRIITSNVFSLNPRKAPVLFHISDIFQVGLTSDMKQLWDIELQLEPQTTRAVQSGWIKWNDPYSEGGYEMKFASEQYIWFAFCKKYNLNLNLKFYSEIPLNKIVKSELSIINNFVIASPNELGFVLPDKMIEFLNYPLIYSSQEWIELYDKYCVKGISIFDKIELICKTILNSYKFRCIFLMLKLKKLFKKA, from the coding sequence ATGAAAATACAAAGTTCTGATTTTTCTATCATCATACAAGGGCCAGTTCTTGGTAAACCTGATGATGAAGATGAAAAACAACTTACAAAAAAATGTATTGCAAGTGTAAAGAATGTTTTACCCGGTTCAGAAATTATAATTTCAACATGGATAAATACTGATGTTAGTCATTTGGATTATGATAAAATTGTTTTTAATGAAGACCCAGGTTCTATATCATATAATGACTATAATTTAAAAAATAAATTCAATAACAATAATAGGCAGATTGTTTCGACAAACAATGGTTTAAAAGTTGCTAGTCGAAAATTTGCAATAAAACTGAGAGGAGATTGTAAGTTATCGCACAATGGTTTTATTGACTTTTTATCTGAATATCCAAATAGAGGAAAATATTGTTTTTTTGATCAAAGGATTATTACATCAAATGTTTTTTCATTAAATCCTAGAAAAGCTCCTGTTTTGTTTCACATTAGTGATATTTTTCAAGTAGGTCTGACAAGTGATATGAAACAGCTATGGGATATCGAACTTCAGCTAGAACCGCAAACTACAAGAGCCGTTCAATCTGGTTGGATTAAATGGAATGATCCGTATTCAGAAGGAGGATATGAAATGAAATTCGCTTCTGAACAATATATATGGTTTGCTTTTTGTAAAAAATATAACCTTAATTTAAATCTTAAATTTTACAGTGAAATACCTTTAAATAAAATTGTTAAATCTGAATTATCTATAATAAATAATTTTGTTATAGCATCTCCGAATGAATTGGGATTTGTATTGCCCGATAAAATGATTGAGTTTTTAAACTATCCACTCATTTATTCTTCACAAGAATGGATAGAACTTTACGATAAATATTGTGTAAAAGGAATTTCAATCTTTGATAAAATTGAGCTTATTTGTAAAACAATTTTAAATTCTTATAAGTTTAGATGTATTTTTTTAATGTTGAAACTAAAAAAGTTATTTAAAAAAGCTTGA